The sequence CGGTAGTAGGTGACGACGGCCGGAACGAGCGTCTCGAGGACCAGGGCGGCGTAGAGCGCGCCGATACCCAGCGGCGTCGCGGCCTCGAGACCCGGTATCGGAACGGCAGCGGCGCCGAGGTAGGCGACGGGGATCGCGAAGACGTACAGCCCCAGCGCCTGCCCGTAGAACGGCCAGTTGGTGTCGCCGCTGGCTCGCAGCGGCCCGGTCGCGCCGCCACTGACTCCCCGGAAGATAACGCTGACGCAGGCGACGGCGATGAACGTCGTCACCAGCGGAAGGATCGACGGATCGTCCACGAAGACGCGGCCGACCTGCTCGGCGAAGACGAAGACGATCGTCGCGCTGATCAGGTAGACCCCGACGCCGAACCAGAGCACCTCGCGGCCGTAGGTGTCAGCGGAGCGCTCGTCGCCGGTGCCCAGTTCCTGTCCGACGAGGCTGCTCGAGGCCAGCGAGAAGCCCCAGCCGGGAGTGTCCATCAGGTCGCGGACGCGGCGGGCGACGACGTAGGCCGCGAGGACGTTCGGGCCGAACAGCGCGACGATGGCGAGCATCGGGAACTGGGCGGCCCGGCGGGCGCCGTTCGTAAAGACCAGCGGCGTCCCGATCGAGAGCACGTCGCGGAGGTCGGCGACCGTCACCGGCGGCCAGCCGAGGTCGAGGGTGACGGGGAACGCGCCGATAACCGGGAGACGACCGGTCGTGAAGCCGACGACGAAGGCGGTCAATACGAGGACGTTCGCGACGACCGTCCCGATCGCCGCGCCGACGACGCCCATCTCCAGGACGAAGATCAACACGACGTTGATCGCGACGTTGACGACGGCGCCGCCGGCCCGGAGCATCATCGGCGTCCATGCGTCGTCGGCGCCGACGAGGGTCCGGCTCCCGATGAGGTTCAGCCCGGCGAACGGGACGCCGAGAGCGAGAACGCGGAGGTAGTCCGAACCGTACGCGATCGAGGCCGCGTCGTCGCCGACGAGGCCGACCAGCCATTCGGGGACCGCCCCGTACAGCGCGGCCAGCGGCAGCATGATCGCGGCGGTGACGAGCGCGCAGGTCGTCACCGCGAGCGAGAGTTCGCGGACGCTCCCACCGGTGTAACGCTGGGAGACCAAACTGATCGTGGCGCCGGCGATCCCGCCGCTGATCCCGAAGGCCAGCCCCCAGTAGGGGGTCGCGAGGCCGACGCCCGCGATCGCCGCCGGCCCGAGGGCGATCCCGACCATCGCGACGTCCGCCGCGGACTTCGACATCCGGGCGAGCCCCGTGACGATCCGCGGCCACGCGAGGTCGGTCGTCCGCTCGACGCGCTGGGGAGCGATCACGCCCAGCCGCGCGAGCAGATACCCGACGGAGAGCAGCAGCCAGCGGAGGGGATTCGGCACGGTACGCAAGCGAGAACTCACAACGATTCGTTCGTGACCGAGCACTAAATGACTTCATATGTTGAGATATCTAGGGAGAATATCTCACATTCAGCAAGTAGTACACCATCATTGTTCATTATCCATACCCCCTCGGTTTTGACATTCAAAGCCGAAAACGGTGCGACGGGGCGGCGGTTCCCGATCGCTCCGGCGCGGACCGCTCGAGTCGACCGGCGCGTTCGACCGACGTTTTTACCTCCGGGTCGCCAACTGCGGGTATGGAACGCAAGGAGTTTCGCGATCTCGCGACCCCCGAGGAGGCGCGGGCGGCAATCGACTCGCTGTCGCTCGAGGGCGGACTCGAGCGCGTCTCGCTCGAGGACGCTCGCGGCCGGGTGCTGGCGGCGCGACTCGACGCCGAACTCGACGTACCGGGGTTCGACCGGGCGAGTCTGGACGGCTACGCGCTCCGGGCCCGGGACACGTTCGGCGCCGACGAGGCCGACCCGGCGCGACTCGAGGTGGTCGGCGAGGTCCACGCCGGCGAGGAACCGGATGTCGCGCTCGAGGAGGGCCAGGTGGTCGAGATCTCGACGGGCGCGGTGATGCCCGACGGCACGGACGCGATGGTCCCCGTCGAGCGGACCGATATCGACGGGGAAGGCGACGACGTACTGGTCCGAACGTCGGTCGCGCCCGGCGACAACGTGATGTTCGCCGGCGTCGACGTCGCGGCGGGCGAACGGGCGCTCGGCCCGGGGACGCAGGTCACTCCTCGCGACATCGGCCTGCTTTCGGCGCTCGGGATCGACGAGATTCCCGTCCGCGCACCCCCGACGGTCGGCATCGTCTCGACGGGCGACGAGCTCGTCCGGCCCGGCGAGGACGTAGAGAGTTCGCGCGGCGAGATCTACGACGTCAACAGCTACACGATCGCGGCGGGCGTCGAGGACGCCGGCGGCGAGGCCGTGCTCTACCCTCACGCGGGCGACGAACAGGACGAGATGGAACGCATTCTGCGGGAGGCCGCCGAGGAGTGCGACCTCGTGCTCTCCTCAGGGTCGACCAGCGCGAGCGCGGTCGACGTCATCTACCGGGTGATCGAGGAGCAGGGCGAACTGCTCCTCCACGGCGTCAGCGTCAAACCCGGGAAGCCGATGCTCGTCGGCCGCCTCCAGAGCTCCGCGTACGTCGGCCTCCCCGGCTACCCCGTCTCCGCGATGATGGTCTTTCGCACCTTCGTCGCACCGGCGATTCGCGAGGCGGCGGGCCTGCCGGAGCCGCGGGCCGCGACCGTCGCCGGGACGATGGCCCGAGAGGAGCGCTACGAGGAGGGCCGGATGCGGCTGATGCCGGTCGGTCTGATCGAGGATTCGAACGGCGAGACACTCGTCTACCCCGTCGACAAGGGCAGTGGCGCGACGACCAGCCTCGCCGAGGCCGACGGCGTCGTCGAGGTCGGTCCCGAGACCGACTACCTCGAAGCGGGTGAGTCCGTCACCGTCCGCCTCTTCTCGCCGGACGTCCGGCCGCCCACGCTGCTGGGCGTCGGCGAGGACGATCCAACGCTGAATCGGTTGCTCGACGGCCTCGAGAACCCCCGCTACCTCTCGGTCGGCACCCGTCCCGGGCTGCGACGGCTCCGCGAGGGCGTGCCGGACGTCGCGGTCGCGGCGGGGCCGCTCGATCAGGACCTCGACGCCGAGGAAATCGGTCGCTGGAACCGCGAGTGGGGACTGATAACCCGGGCCGGCAACCCCCGCGAGGTGGAGGGACTGGCCGATCTGATCGAGCGCGACCTGCGATTCGTCAACCGGACGAGCGACTCCGGACTGCGCTCGAGCCTCGAGGCGGCCCTATCGGACCTCGCGGCCGACCGCGACGCGAGCGCCCGCGACCTCCGCGAGTCGATCGACGGCTTCGATCTGGGTTTGCGGGCCCACGAGAGCCCCGCTCGCAAGGTTATCGCGGGCGAGGCCGACGTCGCCCTCGGACTGCACGAGACCGCCGACCGACTCGACCTCGGCTTCGTCCCCATCGACGAGCAGCCGGTCCGCGCCCTCGCGAACCCCGATCGGACGAGCAAGGAGAGCGTGCGGGAACTCGCCGCCGCCCTCGAGGCCGAGTTCGGGACCGAAGCCGACGACTAACGGAGTCCCGGATTCGCTGACCGAAGACGAGCCGTGACCGTGATTATCCCCCGGCGATATCAACGAGAACAACAGTCATCTCCGTCTGAACAGCGCTTTTTGTTCCAGTAGCGTGTACGGGTGGTAATGTCCACGATCGCCGAGTTCCGCCTTCCGGCTGCGGAGACGACACTGGGGGTCGCCCTCGAGCACGTTCCCGACGCCACGTTCGAACTCGAGTCCTCGGTGTCGAAGACGCGACCGTCCCTCTGGCTCTCCGACGTCGACCGCGAGCGGGCCGAGGCCGCCTTCGAGGCGGACCCGTCGGTCGCGGGCCACGAACTCCTCGTCGAGACCGAGTCACAGCTGCTGTACGACGTGACCTTCGTGGACGAGACGGTGCGGCTCAGCGACGAACTGCTCGCCGAGGGCGGCTCCCTGCTGGAGATGTGGGGGACCGACGGCTGGTGGCAGGTACGGGTCCGGTTTCGCGACCGCGACGCCCTCGTCGACGCCTACGACCGCCTCGAGGAAGCCGGCATCTCCGCCGACCTGCGCCGGGTCAGCGATGTCACCGGCGTCACGGACGACGAGACGCAGCTCACCCCCCAACAGCAGGAGGCCCTCGAGGCCGCCCTCGAGCACGGCTACTTCGAGATCCCCCGCGGCATCTCGATGGAGGAACTGGCCGACGAACTGGGAATTTCCCACCAGGCGCTGTCCGAACGGTTCCGGCGGGCCTACGAGACGCTGGTCGACGACGAACTCCAGCCGGCGAGTAATCGATCGGACCTCGAGTGACGTGAGCGGTCGTCGATCGCCCCGCTCGCCGCTCGCGGTCGCGCCCGGCGACGAATGCGTGGCCAAGGGTTACGCCCTCGAACGACGACGATACCGTACATGCTCGAACTCTACCAGGCGGAGGGCTGTCCGCACAGCGCCGAGGTTCGGGAGACGCTCACCGATCTCGGCGTCTCGTACGTGATACACAACCCGCGTCGACCCGGCAACGAGGGCGGCGACGTCCTCAACGAACTGACCCAGCAG comes from Haloterrigena salifodinae and encodes:
- a CDS encoding MATE family efflux transporter; this encodes MPNPLRWLLLSVGYLLARLGVIAPQRVERTTDLAWPRIVTGLARMSKSAADVAMVGIALGPAAIAGVGLATPYWGLAFGISGGIAGATISLVSQRYTGGSVRELSLAVTTCALVTAAIMLPLAALYGAVPEWLVGLVGDDAASIAYGSDYLRVLALGVPFAGLNLIGSRTLVGADDAWTPMMLRAGGAVVNVAINVVLIFVLEMGVVGAAIGTVVANVLVLTAFVVGFTTGRLPVIGAFPVTLDLGWPPVTVADLRDVLSIGTPLVFTNGARRAAQFPMLAIVALFGPNVLAAYVVARRVRDLMDTPGWGFSLASSSLVGQELGTGDERSADTYGREVLWFGVGVYLISATIVFVFAEQVGRVFVDDPSILPLVTTFIAVACVSVIFRGVSGGATGPLRASGDTNWPFYGQALGLYVFAIPVAYLGAAAVPIPGLEAATPLGIGALYAALVLETLVPAVVTYYRFETGSWKVISRSFRPESGSSPGD
- a CDS encoding molybdopterin biosynthesis protein — its product is MERKEFRDLATPEEARAAIDSLSLEGGLERVSLEDARGRVLAARLDAELDVPGFDRASLDGYALRARDTFGADEADPARLEVVGEVHAGEEPDVALEEGQVVEISTGAVMPDGTDAMVPVERTDIDGEGDDVLVRTSVAPGDNVMFAGVDVAAGERALGPGTQVTPRDIGLLSALGIDEIPVRAPPTVGIVSTGDELVRPGEDVESSRGEIYDVNSYTIAAGVEDAGGEAVLYPHAGDEQDEMERILREAAEECDLVLSSGSTSASAVDVIYRVIEEQGELLLHGVSVKPGKPMLVGRLQSSAYVGLPGYPVSAMMVFRTFVAPAIREAAGLPEPRAATVAGTMAREERYEEGRMRLMPVGLIEDSNGETLVYPVDKGSGATTSLAEADGVVEVGPETDYLEAGESVTVRLFSPDVRPPTLLGVGEDDPTLNRLLDGLENPRYLSVGTRPGLRRLREGVPDVAVAAGPLDQDLDAEEIGRWNREWGLITRAGNPREVEGLADLIERDLRFVNRTSDSGLRSSLEAALSDLAADRDASARDLRESIDGFDLGLRAHESPARKVIAGEADVALGLHETADRLDLGFVPIDEQPVRALANPDRTSKESVRELAAALEAEFGTEADD
- a CDS encoding helix-turn-helix domain-containing protein; this translates as MSTIAEFRLPAAETTLGVALEHVPDATFELESSVSKTRPSLWLSDVDRERAEAAFEADPSVAGHELLVETESQLLYDVTFVDETVRLSDELLAEGGSLLEMWGTDGWWQVRVRFRDRDALVDAYDRLEEAGISADLRRVSDVTGVTDDETQLTPQQQEALEAALEHGYFEIPRGISMEELADELGISHQALSERFRRAYETLVDDELQPASNRSDLE
- a CDS encoding glutathione S-transferase N-terminal domain-containing protein is translated as MLELYQAEGCPHSAEVRETLTDLGVSYVIHNPRRPGNEGGDVLNELTQQAMVDIGGEDAIPFLVDTDRGETLSESEEIIDYLETHYE